The following are from one region of the Rosistilla carotiformis genome:
- the hisB gene encoding imidazoleglycerol-phosphate dehydratase HisB: MTRAASIQRKTGETDISLSIDLDGQGTGTRTTGVGFLDHMLDLFARHGLIDLTVDASGDLEVDDHHTTEDVGICLGQAIDKALGDRSGIRRYGHFTLPMDETLVTVAIDFSGRYAFEYRAPIANPKLGSFDSELIEHFWQSFAANTHCNLHVLMHYGRNSHHIAEAVFKATARAVRMAVEVDPRVEGVMSTKGSLS; encoded by the coding sequence ATGACACGCGCCGCATCGATTCAACGCAAAACGGGCGAAACCGACATCAGCCTTTCGATCGACCTCGACGGCCAAGGGACTGGCACGCGAACGACCGGCGTCGGGTTCCTCGATCACATGTTGGACCTTTTCGCCCGTCATGGGTTGATCGATTTGACGGTCGACGCCAGCGGCGATTTGGAAGTCGACGACCACCACACGACCGAAGATGTCGGGATCTGCTTGGGCCAAGCGATCGACAAAGCCCTCGGCGATCGATCCGGCATCCGCCGCTACGGCCACTTCACCCTGCCGATGGACGAAACCCTGGTCACCGTCGCGATCGACTTCAGCGGCCGCTATGCCTTTGAATACCGAGCCCCGATCGCGAATCCGAAGCTGGGAAGTTTTGATTCCGAGCTGATCGAACACTTTTGGCAAAGCTTCGCCGCCAACACGCACTGCAATCTGCACGTGCTGATGCACTACGGTCGCAACAGCCACCATATCGCCGAAGCTGTCTTTAAAGCGACAGCGCGGGCCGTCCGGATGGCTGTCGAAGTCGACCCACGTGTTGAAGGCGTGATGAGCACCAAAGGAAGCCTTAGCTAG
- the ruvB gene encoding Holliday junction branch migration DNA helicase RuvB, producing MAREAIYQQSSVDEEQDQQDRQLRPQRMADMVGQRDVIERLQIAIDAARGRSDPLGHILFDGPPGLGKTTFATVIGNELKTAVQIANGAGLKAPKDLIPYLTNVSENSVLFIDEIHRIPRTVEEYLYTAMEDFRIDIVLGEGVNARTLNLDLQPFTLIGATTRAGMLSAPLRDRFQIREHLDFYDLDDLAEIVRRNAKKLDVPVDEEAAMEIGRRSRSTPRIANNRLLWVRDYAQSRSDGKATYQTAIDAMKMTGIDALGLDKQDRNYLDTLIRLFGGGPAGIEAIGHTMNVSIDTIEDEVEPFLLRYELIVRTRRGRMATPKAYQHLGREFTGNSEDLL from the coding sequence ATGGCACGCGAAGCGATTTATCAACAGTCCAGTGTCGACGAAGAACAAGACCAACAAGATCGCCAGCTGCGTCCGCAGCGGATGGCCGATATGGTCGGCCAACGCGATGTGATCGAACGACTGCAGATCGCGATCGATGCCGCCCGCGGGCGATCCGATCCGCTGGGACATATCCTCTTCGACGGACCTCCCGGCCTGGGCAAGACAACGTTTGCGACGGTGATCGGCAACGAACTGAAGACCGCCGTCCAGATCGCCAACGGCGCCGGACTCAAGGCTCCCAAGGACCTGATCCCCTACCTGACAAACGTCTCGGAAAATTCGGTCCTCTTCATCGACGAGATCCACCGCATCCCGCGGACGGTGGAAGAGTACCTTTACACGGCGATGGAAGACTTCCGAATCGACATCGTGCTGGGCGAAGGAGTCAACGCGCGGACACTGAACCTGGACCTGCAGCCGTTCACCTTGATCGGGGCGACGACGCGGGCCGGAATGCTCAGCGCTCCGCTCCGCGACCGGTTCCAGATCCGCGAGCACCTGGATTTCTACGACCTCGACGACCTGGCTGAGATCGTGCGACGCAACGCCAAGAAACTGGACGTCCCGGTCGATGAAGAAGCTGCGATGGAGATCGGTCGCCGCAGTCGCAGCACGCCGCGGATCGCCAACAATCGGTTATTATGGGTCCGAGATTATGCGCAGAGTCGCAGCGACGGCAAAGCGACTTACCAGACAGCGATCGATGCGATGAAGATGACCGGGATCGACGCCCTAGGACTCGACAAACAGGACCGCAATTATCTCGACACATTGATCCGGCTGTTCGGTGGCGGACCAGCGGGAATCGAGGCGATCGGGCACACGATGAACGTCAGCATCGACACGATCGAAGACGAAGTCGAACCGTTTCTGCTGCGGTACGAACTGATCGTCCGCACCCGTCGCGGCCGCATGGCAACTCCCAAAGCCTACCAACACCTCGGTCGCGAATTCACCGGCAACAGCGAGGACCTGCTGTAA